The following coding sequences lie in one Zingiber officinale cultivar Zhangliang chromosome 2B, Zo_v1.1, whole genome shotgun sequence genomic window:
- the LOC122047625 gene encoding transport inhibitor response 1-like protein Os05g0150500: MGKTAKGSRKGKKAWRPDITTNHIDDYFDESIRDAFTGKASETKSTDKIPVKRKIEKHKKKVLHYDSLLQKNPFAVPSSSSKKSKRKKKQVNTQIIETDKSSQVDDITSTLTDIWNNEGQATDMPKKKQKSSIIQAVEVEPLGCSFNPSFEAHQDSFSLAVVSEMQKIYRKELGPQAVPKTVPGEAIADEDDRAFAWVATLPDEVWEHTFSFLPNNVDRHAVALVCRSWYRIERVSRRKIFVGNCYAVAPAEAVRRFPEVRVATIKGKPHFADFNLVPNDWGGAAGMWIQSMALGWPLLEELCLKRMVVSDDCLKLIARSFKNFRVLSLAFCEGFSTAGLAAIAANCRNLKALDLHQYKVKENCINWISHFPESFTSLVTLNIACLDGEMNASILERLISRCPNLKTLRLNHVTSLEKLVGLLHRAPQMVDLGISILIGGHPGLFSKLESAFAHLKHLKNLSWKAGPLYLPAIYSICEGLTTLQLFDSSILAPELSKVVSQCKNLQQLWVMDLIEDNGLIAVASSCKLLRKLRIFPSDPPYCPLTEIGLIAVSSGCVMLESILYFCRKMTNSALLTIANNRPNLTCFRLCIIRPYTPDYITQEPLDVGFGAIVESCKDLRRLSLSGRLTDLVFKTIGASANRLERLSVGFAGDCDAGLHYILSGCRKLRILEIRKCPFGIKALLDNADKLETMRCLWMSSCSVTLGACRLLAKKMPRLNVEVIDENGGRSLDLMPDHFPVQKLYIYSTIAGPRSDAPPFVLTV, translated from the exons ATGGGGAAGACGGCGAAGGGATCGCGGAAGGGGAAGAAGGCATGGAGGCCCGATATCACCACCAACCACATCGACGATTACTTCGACGAGTCCATCAGGGACGCCTTCACCGGCAAGGCTTCCGAGACGAAATCCACTGACA AAATTCCTGTGAAAAGAAAAATTGAGAAACACAAGAAAAAAGTTCTCCATTATGATAGCTTGCTTCAGAAAAATCCTTTTGCTGTTCCATCGTCTTCTTCAAAAAAATCAAAGCGGAAAAAGAAACAAGTGAACACACAAATAATAGAGACTGACAAATCTTCACAG GTAGATGATATAACTTCCACTCTAACTGACATATGGAATAATGAAG GTCAAGCAACTGACATGCCTAAAAAG AAACAGAAGTCATCTATCATTCAAGCTGTCGAAGTGGAACCACTTGGTTGTTCATTTAATCCTTCATTTGAGGCTCATCAA GATTCATTTTCTCTAGCTGTTGTCAGTGAGAtgcagaaaatttacagaaaagaATTGGGTCCTCAAGCTGTACCAAAAACAGTTCCAGGTGAAGCAATTGCAGATGAAGAT GACAGGGCCTTCGCTTGGGTGGCCACCTTGCCCGACGAGGTGTGGGAgcacactttctctttcctccCGAACAACGTTGATCGCCATGCCGTTGCCCTAGTCTGCCGCTCTTGGTATCGGATTGAACGGGTGTCGAGGCGGAAGATCTTCGTGGGGAATTGCTATGCGGTCGCGCCGGCCGAGGCAGTGCGGCGATTCCCAGAGGTCAGGGTGGCGACCATCAAGGGGAAGCCGCATTTTGCTGATTTCAACCTAGTGCCCAACGACTGGGGCGGTGCAGCGGGGATGTGGATCCAGTCGATGGCCTTGGGGTGGCCGCTTCTCGAGGAACTTTGCCTCAAGCGAATGGTGGTCTCTGATGATTGTCTCAAGCTTATCGCCCGGTCCTTTAAGAACTTTAGGGTTCTGTCTCTAGCATTCTGCGAAGGGTTCAGCACTGCCGGGCTGGCCGCCATTGCAGCCAATTGCAG GAATTTGAAGGCACTTGATCTGCATCAATATAAAGTGAAGGAGAATTGTATAAACTGGATATCTCATTTTCCAGAATCCTTTACTTCCCTTGTTACTCTCAACATTGCATGTCTGGATGGTGAGATGAATGCATCTATTCTTGAGCGCCTCATTAGCAGATGTCCCAATCTCAAGACCCTCAGACTCAATCATGTCACTTCTCTAGAAAAACTTGTTGGCCTTCTACACAGGGCTCCACAGATGGTAGACCTTGGAATTAGCATTCTTATAGGAGGTCATCCTGGACTTTTCTCCAAGCTTGAGTCTGCTTTTGCACACTTAAAACATCTGAAGAACCTATCTTGGAAAGCTGGACCATTATACTTACCAGCAATATATTCAATTTGTGAAGGTCTTACAACACTGCAGCTCTTTGACTCTAGCATACTAGCTCCAGAGCTCTCAAAAGTAGTTAGCCAGTGTAAAAATCTTCAACAACTATGG GTTATGGACTTAATCGAGGACAATGGGCTTATTGCTGTGGCATCATCTTGCAAACTCCTCCGAAAATTGCGAATATTTCCTTCTGATCCACCTTACTGTCCTCTCACAGAAATTGGCCTTATTGCTGTCTCTTCTGGTTGTGTAATGCTCGAGTCTATTCTCTATTTTTGCCGGAAGATGACTAATTCTGCCCTCCTTACTATTGCTAATAATCGCCCCAATCTCACATGCTTCCGGCTCTGCATCATCAGGCCTTACACCCCTGATTATATTACTCAAGAGCCTCTGGATGTTGGCTTTGGCGCTATTGTTGAATCCTGCAAGGACCTCCGACGTCTCTCCTTATCTGGTCGTCTTACTGATCTTGTGTTCAAAACTATTGGGGCCTCAGCAAATCGTCTTGAGAGGCTCTCAGTTGGTTTTGCTGGTGATTGTGATGCAGGTCTTCATTACATTCTATCTGGTTGTAGGAAATTACGCATTCTGGAAATTAGGAAATGCCCGTTTGGGATCAAGGCATTATTGGACAATGCAGATAAGCTGGAGACAATGCGATGCCTTTGGATGTCATCATGCTCCGTGACACTGGGGGCATGCAGATTATTAGCTAAGAAGATGCCACGGCTTAACGTGGAGGTTATTGATGAGAATGGAGGACGGTCGTTGGATCTGATGCCCGATCATTTCCCTGTCCAAAAACTCTACATTTACAGTACTATTGCTGGCCCCAGATCTGATGCCCCACCTTTTGTCTTGACTGTTTAA